CAACCGTCCCTGATCCAGGCGTCGGTACAAAAGCCAGAAACCCAGACCATCCCAGAGCAGGAGCTTGAGCCGATCCCCGCGGCGGTTGCGGAATACAAAGGCATGGCCGCAAAAGGGATTCGCCGCCAGAACCCCCTGCACCTTGGCGGCCAGACCATCAAAGCCCAGACGCATGTCCACCGGTGCCGCCGCCAGCCAGATTCGGCTGCCGGGACTCAGCCACATGGGCTTTCCAGGACCTGGACCAGGGTCTGGAGCCAGCCGGCATCCATCGGAGCGGTCAGCTTCAGGCTGCGGCCCGACAACAGGTGAACCTCCACAGGCG
This sequence is a window from Acidithiobacillus ferridurans. Protein-coding genes within it:
- the tnpB gene encoding IS66 family insertion sequence element accessory protein TnpB (TnpB, as the term is used for proteins encoded by IS66 family insertion elements, is considered an accessory protein, since TnpC, encoded by a neighboring gene, is a DDE family transposase.); translation: MWLSPGSRIWLAAAPVDMRLGFDGLAAKVQGVLAANPFCGHAFVFRNRRGDRLKLLLWDGLGFWLLYRRLDQGRLHWPRMENGAIELSTAQWAMLVEGRPWTPLPALKVCTPTAL